One genomic segment of Myxocyprinus asiaticus isolate MX2 ecotype Aquarium Trade chromosome 14, UBuf_Myxa_2, whole genome shotgun sequence includes these proteins:
- the LOC127452240 gene encoding potassium voltage-gated channel subfamily H member 4-like: MPVMKGLLAPQNTFLDTIAKCFDGTHSNFLLGNAQGSRGYPIVYCSDGFCELTGFARTEVMKKTCTCHFLHGQETSERVTQQVEKTLKGQREFQAEVRYYRKNGTPFWCLLDIVPIKNEKGEVVLFLLSFKNITESYGKSHSRSTTEEDGTENRKSGRTHLSQARERGRSILYHLTCQFTNRSKRKLPNHVFSQPTLPEYKVASVQKSRFILLHYSMCKAMWDWLILLATFYVAVTVPYNVCFSAPDDSKHDTPDCDSTSRTTIVSDIAVEMLFILDIILNFRTTYVGPAGQVVYDSRLICLHYCTTWFILDLIAALPFDLLYLFKISVTSLVHLLKTVRLLRLLRLLQKLDGYSQYSAVVLTLLMSVFALLAHWLACVWYVIGRKELASNDPLTWDIGWLQELGKRLETPYMNGTAGGPSLRSAYIASLYFTLSSLTSVGFGNVCANTDAEKIFSICTMLIGALMHAVVFGNVTAIIQRMYSRRSLYHTRMKDLKDFIRVHRLPQQLKQRMLEYFQTTWSVNNGINANELLHDFPDELRADIAMHLNKDILQLPLFSSASRGCLRSLSLHIKTSFCAPGEYLIRHGDALHSQHFVCSGSLEVLKDGMVLAILGKGDLIGADLPGRDQVIKANADVKALTYCDLQYISVRALKEVLELYPEYGSRFNEDIHHNLTYNLREGQARFSRSTRLPQERFYDSKLPFIVEADEDEEAGQEQGRKPLLSGFPSQPNLSSMLGEEFRHLSMLRLCRSPIQSSRVQSPSRQMPPNEDLLPGAVPAPRIDKSSCPRPAKLLIPTLNCVSPLDLSPRVVDGIEDNEHAFHFSVEHSDPYNPKTEVKDPFQVGANLFLETEEVRQSLRQLNAEMNHLNQEVSSLTKELHEMMQFLHTHMMPPHFTSSFAPFSPFNCHTSSNCTKMASSTTDWPSRLAFNMSAGPCLQPEQSRRDSLGSRHPCICIGSHAQERGSVLGQEGDIELLHQASSPHSAYTHFPCCPDQLRVATLGDECQPTPYQTAKTTPNSPHQGHQVPLSGGSLLGMASAFPSSGLLPQLRSGGSPVPSNTLSLCTHSIQSQSHSGLQMTSDLTACQHSKAPTPIHSSITPAGPSDPLTAVSSLMHAGICCSSLHFPSGPRQNDLVGSSPVHIHEPILSSTGEKDRQGKHGPSGE; encoded by the exons ACAGTAATTTCCTGCTGGGAAACGCTCAGGGGAGTCGGGGGTACCCAATTGTGTACTGTTCAGATGGTTTCTGTGAGCTCACTGGATTTGCACGCACCGAGGTAATGAAGAAGACATGCACATGTCACTTCCTGCACGGCCAGGAAACAAGTGAGAGAGTCACTCAGCAGGTGGAGAAAACCTTGAAAGGACAGAGAGAGTTCCAGGCAGAGGTCCGCTATTACAGGAAAAACG GTACCCCATTCTGGTGTCTGCTGGACATTGTGCCCATTAAAAATGAGAAAGGAGAAGTGGTTTTATTTCTCTTATCCTTCAAAAATATCACTGAATCATATGGAAAATCACATTCCAGATCCACAACAGAAG AGGATGGTACCGAAAACAGGAAGTCTGGTCGAACCCATTTGAGTCAAGCTCGTGAGCGTGGCCGTAGCATTCTGTACCACCTGACCTGTCAGTTCACCAATAGGAGCAAAAGGAAGCTGCCAAAT CATGTTTTTTCCCAGCCAACTCTCCCAGAATACAAAGTGGCATCGGTGCAGAAGTCGCGCTTCATCTTGCTTCATTACAGCATGTGCAAAGCAATGTGGGATTGGTTGATCCTCCTTGCAACATTTTATGTGGCTGTCACTGTCCCCTACAATGTCTGTTTCTCCGCCCCTGACGACAGTAAACATGATACCCCAGACTGTGACTCCACCTCCAGAACCACCATCGTCAGTGACATAGCTGTGGAGATGCTCTTCATACTTG ATATCATTCTGAATTTCCGAACCACCTACGTTGGGCCTGCAGGTCAGGTGGTTTATGATTCTCGCTTGATTTGTCTGCACTACTGTACAACCTGGTTCATCCTGGACCTCATTGCTGCCTTACCATTTGACCTGCTCTACTTATTCAAAATCTCAGTG ACTTCCCTCGTCCACTTGCTGAAGACAGTACGTTTGCTGCGTCTCTTGCGCTTGCTACAGAAGCTGGATGGTTATTCTCAGTACAGTGCTGTGGTTCTTACCCTACTAATGTCTGTATTTGCCCTGTTGGCACACTGGTTGGCCTGCGTTTGGTACGTCATTGGACGCAAAGAGCTTGCTAGCAATGACCCCCTCACCTGGGACATCG GTTGGCTGCAAGAGTTGGGAAAGCGTCTGGAGACTCCTTACATGAATGGTACAGCTGGTGGCCCATCGTTGCGCAGTGCTTACATTGCTTCGCTCTACTTCACGTTGAGCAGTCTGACTAGCGTTGGATTCGGAAATGTGTGTGCCAACACAGATGCTGAGAAGATCTTCTCCATCTGCACCATGCTTATCGGGG CCCTGATGCATGCGGTGGTGTTTGGAAATGTAACCGCTATCATCCAGCGTATGTACTCTCGCCGTTCGCTCTACCACACACGCATGAAAGATCTGAAGGACTTCATTCGCGTGCATCGCCTGCCCCAGCAGCTAAAACAGCGCATGCTGGAGTACTTTCAGACCACCTGGTCTGTCAACAACGGCATCAATGCCAACGAG CTTTTACATGACTTCCCAGACGAGCTGCGGGCGGACATCGCCATGCATCTGAACAAAGACATTCTGCAGCTGCCACTCTTCTCCTCGGCCAGTAGGGGGTGTCTGCGTTCCCTCTCCCTGCACATTAAGACATCGTTCTGCGCGCCGGGCGAGTACCTCATTCGTCACGGAGACGCCCTGCATTCTCAACACTTTGTCTGCTCTGGGTCTCTAGAAGTGCTAAAGGATGGCATGGTGCTTGCCATACTGG GTAAAGGAGACCTAATTGGTGCAGACCTGCCTGGGAGGGATCAGGTAATCAAGGCTAATGCAGATGTGAAGGCTCTAACCTACTGTGACCTGCAGTACATCAGTGTAAGAGCTCTGAAGGAGGTTCTGGAACTCTACCCAGAATATGGCAGCCGCTTCAATGAGGATATACATCACAACCTCACCTACAACCTCAGAGAG GGCCAAGCCAGATTCTCTCGTTCAACCCGGCTCCCACAG GAACGTTTCTACGACTCTAAGCTCCCCTTCATTGTGGAAGCAGATGAAGATGAGGAAGCTGGACAGGAACAAGGCAGGAAGCCCCTGCTCTCAGGGTTTCCATCTCAGCCTAATCTGAGTTCCATGTTGGGGGAGGAGTTTCGACACCTTAGTATGCTCCGTCTCTGCAGATCCCCCATTCAAAGCTCACGGGTACAAAGCCCCTCTCGTCAGATGCCACCTAATGAGGATCTCTTGCCTGGTGCAGTGCCTGCCCCAAGAATAGACAAGAGCTCCTGCCCCAGGCCAGCCAAACTGCTCATCCCCACCCTCAACTGTGTCAGCCCACTGGATCTTAGTCCCAG GGTTGTTGATGGCATTGAAGATAACGAACATGCGTTTCACTTCAGTGTTGAGCATAGTGATCCCTACAACCCTAAAACAGAGGTCAAAG ACCCATTTCAAGTTGGTGCAAACCTTTTTCTTGAGACAGAGGAAGTCAGACAGAGTCTCCGTCAACTCAATGCAGAG ATGAACCACCTGAACCAGGAAGTGTCCTCACTGACCAAGGAGCTACATGAAATGATGCAATTCCTACATACCCATATGATGCCGCCTCACTTCACTTCCTCATTTGCTCCCTTCAGCCCTTTCAACTGTCACACATCATCCAACTGCACCAAGATGGCCTCCTCTACTACTGACTGGCCCTCTCGGCTGGCCTTCAACATGTCTGCTGGTCCCTGCTTACAACCAGAGCAGTCCCGAAGAGATTCTTTAGGATCCAGACACCCATGCATTTGCATTGGAAGTCATGCCCAGGAAAGAGGCTCTGTCTTGGGCCAAGAAGGGGACATAGAGCTCCTCCATCAAGCCTCAAGCCCTCACTCAGCCTACACCCATTTTCCATGCTGCCCTGACCAGTTAAGGGTTGCTACTTTGGGTGACGAGTGCCAGCCAACCCCATATCAGACTGCAAAGACCACACCCAATTCACCTCATCAAGGACACCAGGTTCCCCTTTCTGGGGGGTCTCTACTGGGCATGGCGTCAGCCTTCCCTTCTAGTGGATTGCTTCCTCAGCTTAGGAGTGGGGGTTCCCCTGTCCCTAGCAACACATTGTCTCTGTGCACCCACAGCATACAAAGTCAGTCCCATTCGGGCTTACAAATGACCTCTGATCTGACAGCATGCCAGCATTCCAAGGCACCCACGCCTATCCATTCGTCCATAACACCAGCCGGCCCATCAGATCCTCTGACAGCTGTCAGTTCGCTTATGCATGCTGGGATTTGTTGTTCTAGCTTACATTTCCCCTCTGGCCCTAGACAGAATGATCTGGTGGGGTCAAGTCCTGTGCACATACATGAGCCCATCTTATCATCCACTGGAGAAAAGGACAGACAGGGGAAGCATGGACCCTCTGGGGAGTGA